Part of the Temnothorax longispinosus isolate EJ_2023e chromosome 5, Tlon_JGU_v1, whole genome shotgun sequence genome is shown below.
GACTTCCAGCTGTTAGTAGTCGACCACAGTGTCGCGGAAGGTGCTGCGCAATTTTGTGCTGTACTTAGTATTAGtccaagaaaaatattacatctgTGTAATAATTCGCATATCAATAGACCATTGgatatcaaaaagaagatCAAACGTACTCGATATCCTGAATACAGTATCTGCACCAGAAACAGACGCCAAAAACGTTTTAATAAGTACGTATGTGATATTGTGTACTGATGGTGCCTGCTTTTTACAGAATATGATATTTTCAGCCACTAGGTGGCAATAGCAGAATGATAATCCAGCTCTGTACTACAGTATCTtgtagtatataatatactgtaCACATTAAAGTATACATTGtgtaatatatagtatagtatagtataacatattacaatatagcatactatactatatataGCATACTATAATATAGCATGGTATAGAGTGTATGTAGCATACTATAGTATAGAGATAATATGGAACTCGCTGTAGTATACTATAATAAACAGTTAGTATATTATAACAATCAAGTTATACTTACTGCTACAAATTAATAACTCTCTCTGAAGACAATATTTATTGCTTTCAGGACATTACATATCTTAAACGAATTAGTACTGAACTTATGAGCGCGAAAGCAATCAACAATGTAAAGCGATAATATAACAACTAGATGATCGATAATTCTTTGGTACAATAAAATGGGGAAAATGAAGAAACTGCCGAGaccatttataaaaaacaagCGTCTTtcgagaaggaaaaaaatgattcTACTGAATCacgaaattaagaaatatgcACACTGGAAATGGGAACAGGACAAAATGCACGCTAATTTGGAGGCTACAATAAACTTTAATATGCTAAAAATTACGGCAGACCCGCAAATGGACCCGCAAATAGATTACGTAAGAAGCATGTCATTGATGTCAATTTATGATCGTAATTACAGAAACCCCATACAAGAAAACATTTTCGAAGATTCTGTGCATATCACATTCGATGTGATGCATAACTTGAGTAATTTAAGTATCGACGACGGAAGTGAAGGCACTTGTAATGTAAATACGCCGCAGCAGGACATCGGATCAGATATTTTGCAGAAAACTTCTTTCCTTCATATAAGCGACTGTAATGAGCCAAATATATATGAcagaataagaaatattgttatgtCATAGAATGTAAACAAAATAAGGCTGTTTTAAAGgagattatatgtatttagtacaaataagttatttatataaataagatacatgtaacatataatatataatatataatttatataatatatttaaaatatatatgtacataacatatatacataaacatatatatattttatatatctataatatgcctatatgtattttataattttttataattttataacacaaCATTATGCGACATAAtcttatattgtattaactctgcgaaaatgatataaatatttattctaattatttacactagaagacatatttaataattaaaataaatattataataaatttttcattgtttatCGAAAAGCACTCTTcccataatttatattattcgaattttttcaaaatatgatTCACTACGGTAATAAATCCATATcaaaaaacatgtattttatcgaaatttactTATATAGAACAACGAAAACTCagcataaaataaacttctttTAATGTCACATCTAAGATATATTGgctttaaatgtttttgttgtacaaaatatacatagagaattacgcgataaaatttttatcgtgaCATAAAAgtgacattaaaaaattttgaacttTGCTATAAATATTCTCATAAACTAACCCATAAAAAAATCGgaaaattttttcgttttttttttatgaataaattttcacgtaatcacattatttataaaaagcttatatttaaaattttatgcaaatctTAACATCTTTGATTCTCTTTAACAATCTCTTTAAGCAATTAAGTTTCATGAGGTAGATGAGCAACTTCTTCGCAAAGAAGTATATCGGGTTGCCTAGCAATACGGATTACGAACTGATGAGGTACACGGCCTTGAGCTATGTGGAGCATGTTCCAATTCAACTGAAGTATGAAAATGCGGAAGGAATGTTCGATTAACCATACGCTTtgatctattttttatttaatctaaataGTTCAGAATTTCGATAACTGCGTATTTTGATTAGTTTATCCTTAGCTCTAAAATAGCCTggatattcatatatttttcttaaaaagatttatattttatttcttcaatttgaacaaatttaaaatataatatgtcagAAGAATTGCTGCAAATCTTATACGCAGACTTCATACGTCGACAAGAATTGGATTTCTTCACTTTATGTACTCGCAGAAATTTACATAAGCAATAGTGACAGATTTTATGGCAACTTATATTGttgatgtatttatattttttttaaagaaacttttGCACCGTGGGCTCGCGCCGTGCCCACGGCCGAGGTGCTTCGATGCAACTCGATGCGCCAGAATCGATTATACAGTAAGGTTGTTATCGAGGTTTCACGTTTCGGCTTGAAGCCGTACTGCACTATAGTTATAAAGTACCGGTTTTTGGACGTTCCATACTGAATAGCACCATCATCATAAaagtcataaattttataatctcgTTAGAATATAACTCGTGTGATAGGTATATATTCCGATATTTGACCCTTAATCTATTTGCTCATGGTGATTACATTTATTCTGAATATAGTGGGTAAAAAGTGTTGTTCTGAATCAaacaaaattgcaatattctttttttataaataaatatgaggTAAAACTAGTTATCTACTACTTTGAAACAAATCAAACACCAAATGAAaactgcattaaaaaaaagctttGAAAATTGCGATGTAAATGAAGTTAATAACTCCACGCGACTAATTACATTACACGGATCAAACATGATTAAGATCTGAATACACCGACGGTCCTTGCAACTCGTTgccaattctttttttttttttttaattaacgaagAAAGAAAGCTTAATTAAGCTTGGCTTCGAGTCGACACGATCGGTTCTATGGGCTAATTGCACTCGGCAGATCTCCGCCTCGTATGTAGAGCGGTCCAAAGAGacgcagagaaagagagagataacgCGTTGAACCGGTCGGAAGAGCGGCCGAAcgttgccgcgcgcgcggagcggagcggacgAGATGCAACAAAAGGCACGCTGGGGCCACGTTGGGTCGGGCTTTGGAATGGAACTGGAAACGAAAGGCCTGCAGAGGCACAGGCGGGGAGTGCTGCTTGGATGCCTGGCGCATGGTATACGTGTGTCGATGCAAGTGCGGTGACGGTACACGCCGACCGGAGCGGCCGGAGGAGTCGGTCAGTCAGTCACTCAGTCGCAGTCGGCGAGTCGCTCTCGACTGCGCTGCGCGATCGCGTGGGCGACTtgcttctctcttcttcttattttctttttaatctccTCCTATTTTGTGCGGTGTTTTAACTTGGTGACGAGACAACTTGACCGGGAGGGTCTCGCCTTCGTCTTTCACCAACAGGATTATTCTGCTTTCGAAGCGGAATGCACTATGTCGGGTGATCTTTGAGGTCCTGAAGGGGAAAAAGTAAGAAcctttcgtttattttatttattatagaagaAACATTGTAAGAGAAGAGAATCTTGCAAGATTCGTACGTGAAATTCGCAGCCGGAGCAAGTCGAATCCGACGTTTCTGCAAGATCCGCTTCGTATACAAAATCGTGTATTTAAGATCAGGTCTTAGATCGTGTGTAGAATGAATTCACTTTACTGCGCTGCacatattgataattataaatgagaAACATGACATTCCGGATCGTGTTCAGAACGCAGATTCGAGGGAAACCTCACGACGGAAAATTCATGGGGCGTATcactttctttccttttttattttccgttGAGTAGACGCCGGTGTGATCCAGAACAAACGAGATAAGCACGTCCATGACGCATGTAGGAATTGTAAACTGATGGAATTCCACCGGAATACTTTACTCACCGGTAATCATTTTTACTCAAAATTGTCGTTTCTGTGTGTATAATGGGTACGATAACGCAATAAGAGaagaaatgtagaaaaaattttgttagtgAATCTATAttcctaaaatattttctattatacatGATAGGAAATAATACATGTGTATACAACGAAAGATCGGATATATGTACTTGGGTCATTTATGTACTTAGATTACTTAGAAAATACCTAGaactaaaaaaatcaatatatcagATAAGAAACTTTCAAGAAACAAACCTATTTTTtagctttataaatataaatcgctgagaaatgaagaaacagcaataaaaataattgacaaGAGTAACGATAAAAgcagttaaaatttatattacaagaaaaagaatttaaacttTGTGAACTGAAAATATGTCATTCGTGTTTGTcgagttttataaaaatactaaacTAGaagaatatatctattatcGCAAGATTAATTTGATGAGATTAATTCGATAAGATGTCTAATATCAAGTTTTGATTTAACATCATATCCTTCATCGACGTGCAGTTAACTGCACATATAAAACTTGTTAGAAGCGACTGATGTACAGTAAATTGTACACGTGAATGATTGATGGCCATCTTCTGAATATTCCGCGTTAGATTTTGTATTGAATATGCAAACACGCGATAAAAAACTATGAAAGGATCTTTGAGCGTTGCCTCTTAATTTCATCGATTATTCTTGGTATTCTTCTTGGTACGTTCAATaacttcttttttcatttgcATTGGGATCATACAGTAAGGTAGACAGAATTATTTCTGTCTTTTCTTTTGCCTACACAGAGTTTCCATATATGATATACGGAACATTTGCGTTTTCAAGACTTTACTCTTGCGTGAAcaattaatctaaatatatttttttagccTCTTCAGATTTCACTTTGCTCCGATTTCCCGTTTTGcaagcatatttttttcacgacACACTATTACGTACCTACTGTTCGCCGTTGTGATAAAGTGGCCGGTTAATGTAACGCCACGTGATAAAACTTACAGCTTCTACTTTCGAACAAACCGCGTTCGCGCACGCGATACTCGGTGCGCACGTGCGCCTGGATTTACGCACGAATAAATCCTCAAATCGCTCTTGCGTTTAATGCCACGTTTTGCGCGGCTACCGCGTCATTGTCTCGTATACGATACGTCACGTGCGACCAAAGTCTCCCAGGGTCTCTTTTCACGAAGGACAAAAAACCGTGTACTAACGATCCGTCCACgttatatattcataattttcttttcgtaaTATTCCCTTTACAAAGcctattgttttatttcttacttgcacttggatatatattattaaattaaaaacatttttattcttcacTTGCAATTGAGAGTGattcaaagatataaaaataaagaaacagcCCAGGTTTATTGTGAATCGGAATTTATCCTACGTACTCTGTCATTCACGATGACTCTTGATACGCCTTACTCATTCTTCTTCCGAACAACGCTTGAATTCTCTTTAAGCATAGCTTGCACGATGCTGAACCAAGTCATTATTacctaataataatagctCTATTCATAACGTCTCAATTCTATCGGTTAGGATTACTTACGTGTAAGTATAGACCATGAAAGTTCACGATGTGCAAGGTGTCCCTGAAATAGATTGTTAAAGTTTGGAGAGAGAAGCCGCATCATACGAGCCttgagaattaaaataacattattcaattatatctctttgtacaaatattttttgccttttttacGGTAGAGTTATTTTTTCTACAGCTCAAACATACTTAGAGAGAGAAATCAAAACAGAGAAACGGTTAATTTATTCTGTTTGCGTATAGTATTgcataaaaagttattttttacacgATAAACGCGGAACGCATAAACTTCAGCTTGACTCATTCTCCAACGGATTTTCACGTGCGCAGTGGAATCGCACAAGTCCTCATTCAGGAGATAGCAGTGCGTCATTTATCAATCTGCGGTTAATCACTTATGTTTACATGCTATTAAACGAGCTCGGAAAATCGTGTTTccgcaaaaattatttcatagcAGAGATGCAAAATAGCATTTTAACTTGTTTTATCTTCGGATTTTTCTATAACCACTCGCCAGGCTTTATGACGATATCTCTCGCAATTATTCAATTCTTTGTTTGCGCGATATCTCCCGTCAATATAAGAACGATTACGCAGAATGCATTCTCGTTCAAGTTAATTTATCCACCAACAAATATTTACGCGCGCAGGCCACTCATTGAGGTTAACACACCGCGATTTGCATTTTAGATCACACACGAATATGTAAGTTTCTTACTCTCGTGATGTGTGACAGTACTTTAGCGGGTAAATTCGGAACGCACGACAGGAAAAAGCGAGCACGTAACTTGTTCGGTCTCTATTCTCTGCATTAGAAATGCGAAGAAACCTTTGCAAATTCCCAAGGTATCGACGTGCAATTGAGAACCAGTCGTGTAAACTGCAAGTGAAAGTATACGCGAATAATTGCGCGCAGTGATTATGTTCGAAACCGTTCGCGTCACGTAGAAGCGCcattgtgaaatttttttgcgTCTCGATATGGAATATTACGTTAGTGTTGCACCGCGACGTCGACCAGGGTGGAATGCTAAGTCTCACGTTACCTGATAGCGCTAACGTAAGGAACATTTCTAACtcctacatatgtatacacattCCGACACTCTGGACGTGCCGCAACACCATACGACTCGTTAGACTTCGTCAAAAGGCCTTGAGTTcggtatattaatatatacgttaGTACGATTGTTCTTTCTTTGTCTCATATCAACATAATCAAAACGGAAACGAGTCATATCTCTATCCGCAAAATCGTGAGTGTGCGCGGTGGATTTCGCGCGTCAGCGAAGCAAGTTTCACTTGCTTGGTGTAGAAATCATCGTTATTGAAATAGACGCTTGATGTACTTGCAGTTTAAAAGTCGCGGCATATTTATGGTATTATCGCGCGCGAGCACGAGGACTCTTCCATATCGTtttacatacaaaattaaCTTCCGGATGttaggagagagaaaaatacatacacaCCCGCGCAGTACCGTCGCAATTAGTAtcgttaaagaaattaataatgcatctGCCGCTCGCGTTTTCAgactttctatataattagCGCAAAATCTAAGTGGCAGTGAGAGCGGGTGATTTATGACTGAAGATAAGAGCGATCAATCGC
Proteins encoded:
- the LOC139813835 gene encoding uncharacterized protein; protein product: MGKMKKLPRPFIKNKRLSRRKKMILLNHEIKKYAHWKWEQDKMHANLEATINFNMLKITADPQMDPQIDYVRSMSLMSIYDRNYRNPIQENIFEDSVHITFDVMHNLSNLSIDDGSEGTCNVNTPQQDIGSDILQKTSFLHISDCNEPNIYDRIRNIVMS